The uncultured Paludibaculum sp. sequence CTTGTCGTAGCCGGAGTAAGGCAGCGCCTTGCGGATGTCCCAGGCACAACCCGCCGCGCGCAGCATTGGGCCGGTGACACCGTACGCCTTGCAGTCTTCCGTATTCAGAATGCCGACGCCGATCATCCGCTCGCGCCAGATGCGGTTGCCGGTGAGCAACTCTTCGTACTCATCGATCTTCGGCAGCATCATGTCGCAGAAGTCGTTGACTTCCTTCTCGAAGCCGTCGTAGGTCTCATACTGCAGTCCACCGATGCGGAAAGCGTGCGTCGTCAGCCTGGCACCGCAGTACTTCTCGAAGATGTTGAGCGCATACTCGCGTTCGCGCATGCAGTAGAACAGCGGAGTGATGGCGCCGATGTCCAGCGCGTGCGTGCCCAGCCACAGCAGGTGGCTGGCAATCCGGTTGATCTCGGTGAGGATGACCCGTACCGCCTGCGCGCGCGGAGTCGCCTCGGCGTTCAGCAGCTTCTCCACTGCCAGGCAGTAGCCCAACCCGTTCGACACCGCCGCCACATAATCCATGCGGTCGACATAGGGCGCGAACATCGTATAGGTGCGGTTTTCGGCGATTTTCTCGACGCCGCGGTGGAGGTAGCCGATCACCGACTCGGTCCCCAGGACGCGCTCGCCGTCCAGCTTCACGATCACACGCAACACGCCGTGCGTCGAGGGGTGCTGCGGCCCCATGTTTAAAACCAGTTCCGTGGAGTCGAGGAAAGTTCCCGCCATGGCTATTGTCCGCTCTCGATCCCCAGGTTCTCCTGGACCCACTTCTGATCCATGTTCAGAATCCCATTCTCTTTGCGCAGAGGGAAGGTCGACCATTCATCCGGCAGCAGAATTCGCCGCATGTTCGGATGGCCGTCGAACTCGATGCCGAACATGTCATAGACTTCCCGCTCCAGCCAGTCCGCCGTGAGATGGACCGTGGTCGCGGTCGCGATCCGATCCCCTTCCTTGAGCAGAACCTTCATGCGGATCCGCTCGTTCCTCCGGAAGCTATAGAGAACATAGATAATGTCGAATTGCTCATCACGCTTCGGCCAGTGGACCGCGGTAATGTCCACCAGGTAGTCGAAGCCGTGGTTGTCCTTTAGGGACTGTAGGATGGGAATCGCGGCAGCCGGCTTGGCCGTCAGGAAATTCTGTCCGAGGTAACTCAGGAAGCCCGAGATCTGGTCGGAAAACTCAGCAGCTAACGCTGTCGGTAACTCCCCTTCCCAGGGCGTTGTCACCATGACAGCTGGCGGTTTTGGAGCCGGCGGCGTGGCGGGTTTCGCGGGAGCAGCAGGCTTCGCGGCAGCAGGTGCGACGGGTTTCGGCGCCGCAGCCGGCGGTGCCGGTGCGGTTTCGGTCGTTGGCGGAGCTTCGGCAGGCGGTTTGACTGGCGGAACTGGCTCCGGTGCGGGAGCGCCTTCCGGCTTAGGGTCGTCAGGCATGGATGAATCCTAACTGAACATTCAGGGTTATCACAACCGGAAATTCGGTGTCAAATGTCCGAAGTTCCTCCAGCGCTGTGAACTCTTTGCGGAAGGGGCGTTTGCGGCCTTCCTGCGAGAAAAATACCTCAAACGCTGAAGCCCGGGCGGGCATTCCGGCCTGTTCCCACCCAGCGGAGGCCGTTCCAGACCTCATTTTTGACCAAACATTAAAGTCAAGTTAAACACGATCGAGGTGGCCTCGGACGCCGGACAACGGCCCGCCCGGAGAGATTGTAAAATGGAGGTAGTCACTGTTCTCCCAAGGAGCTCCCGAAAAAAATGCTGAAGCGAGTTCTGGCGGTCGCCGCCATTACCTTGAACCTTGTTTCCGGTCTGGCGCTGGCGCAGAAGAAGGGCGACGCGGATAAGGGTAAGGAAGTGTTCGAACAATGCGGTGTGTGCCACAACGCCACCACCGAGGAGAAGAAGATGGGTCCCAGTCTGAAGGGCCTCTACAAGAAGCCGAAGCTGGCCAACGGGCAGAAGCCGACCGACGCCGCCATTCTCGGGATCATCAACAAGGGCAAGGGTGCAATGCCGGCCTTTGACGAAGTGTTGAGCGCGGACGAAAAGGCCGACCTGATGGCCTATCTCAAGACCATTTAAGCCTTTAGCTTTAATTCTCCAAAGCAGGGCCGCCCGCGGTTCGGCGGCTTTGCTTTGGCTAGCCCCTCAAATGCTTGTTGAAAAAGTCCAGCGTGCGCTGCCACGCCAGCTTCGCCGAAGCTTCGTCGTAACGCGGTGTCGTGTCGTTGTGGAAGCCGTGGTTCACGCCTTCATAGACATAGGCCGTGTAATCTACCTTGTTGGCCTTGAGCGCCTCTTCGTAAGCCGGCCACCCCGCATTGACCCGCGTGTCGAGCCCCGCATACTGTAGCAATAACGGGGCTTTGATCTTGGCCACCTCGGCCGCCGGAGGCTGCCCGCCATAGAAGGGCACGGCTGCCGATAGGTCGGAGCCCAGACGGACGGCCAACTGGTTCGCAATTCCTCCGCCGAAGCAGAAACCCACTACACCGATCTTGCCCGTGCAATCCGCCCGTGCCTTCAACCACTTGGCAGCCGCCAGGAAGTCTTCCGACATTTTAGGCCGGTCCACCTGGCTGAACGCCTTTGCCCCCTGCTCGTCACTCCCGGGGTACCCACCGACACTGGTCAGCCCGTCGGGTGCGAATGCGATGAAGTTCGAGGTGCCCAGCCGCCGGGCCACATCTTCGATATACGGATTCAACCCGCGGTTCTCGTGAACCACCAGAACGCCAGGCAGCTTGCCGCTTGCGCCGGCCGGCTTTACCAGGTAGCCCTTGATGCGCCCGTTACCCTGTGGCGACTCGACCGTAACGTACTCAGTCGTAATGCGTTTGTCGTCCTTGGGCACCTGCTGCGCCCACGCATAGTTGGGCTTCAAGCTCTCCCAGATCGCAGTCGCGGTGATCCCGCCCACGGCGTACTTCTTGGCCCCTTCCAGGAATTCCCGGCGCTCAATGTCGCCGTGGACATAGCGGTCGAACAGGTGCAACAGCTCCTGCGGGTAGTCGGATGCCTTCTTGCGTTCCATCCCGGTAGTCCCTTTCGTGGAGCAAGAATAACACAGCGTCGCTCAAACGCCTTGCCTTCTTATACCTAGAGCCTTCATCCGCGAACTCAAGGTAGCCGGATGCAATTCGAGCAACTCCGCCGCCCCGCCCGATCCGGACACCCGGAAGTTCGCACGCTTCAACGCCGCCGCGATGTTGGCTCGTTCCATCTCACGCCACCTGGACTCGGGCACCACCTCGCCCGCCTCCACAACCACGGGAATCGGCGCTGGAGCTTGACCGTCCGGCAGATCCAGTTCGAGCCGGCCGTCATGGGCCAGGATCACTGCCCGATCCACGGCATTCTGCAATTCGCGGATGTTGCCGGGCCAGTCGTACCGCATGGCGTGCTGTAACTCCTTGTGGCTCAAGCGCGGTTCCGCCACGTGAAACCGGGCTGCGGCCTGCCTGACGAAATGGGCGGCCAGTTGGGCGATGTCTTCTTTGCGGTCGCGCAAGGGAGGCATCTCCAGCGGGAAGACCGCCAATCGGTAGTAGAGGTCCAGACGGAACCGGCCCTTCGCTACCTCTTCTTTCAGGTCGCGATTCGTGGCGGCCACCACTCGGACATCCACCTTGCGGGTGGCGTTCTCGCCCACTCGCTCGAACTCACCTTCCTGCAAAACCCTCAACAACTTAGCCTGCAGATCCATGGGAATCTCGCCAGCTTCGTCCAGGAAGAGGGTGCCACCGTCGGCCAATTGGAAGCGACCCACGCGGTCGGTGACGGCGCTAGTGAAAGCGCCACGTACATGACCGAAGAATTCGCTTTCAAAGAGTTCATGGGGGATGGAGCCACAGTTCACCTTCACCAGCGGCTTCCGCGCCCGAGCGCTGCGCTGGTGGATCGCCCTTGCTATCAATTCTTTACCGGTGCCACTCTCGCCCAGGATCAGGACGGTCGCCTCGGTCGATGCCACCATCTCCACTTGCCTCAGGACTCGCTGCAGCGCTGCACTCTGGCCCAGGATTTCACCGAACGAACCCACCTCCCGTACCTCCTCGCGCAAGTAGTCGCGCTCCAATCGCAGTTCCTTCTGAAGCGCCTCAGCCTCCTCAAAGGCTCGAGCATTAGCGACGGCCACGGCCGCGGCGTCCGCCAACACGCGCAGCCACTCCCAGCAGGCGTCGTCCGCCGCGACACGCCGGAACACCGCCAAAACACCGAGAACCTCACCGTGAAACATCATCGGTTGCGCGGCAAA is a genomic window containing:
- a CDS encoding sigma 54-interacting transcriptional regulator produces the protein MLPSIILAIAEKRSLDAVLNSIIQAIVQQPDVALARIWLKESGFSCPSCDLTSEVALHLRASGGTPLEAGVDWGYTTGRFHRVALDSKLKIAQIAVTGQGVRIEDLAVDSEWVGEPAWVRREKLTGFAAQPMMFHGEVLGVLAVFRRVAADDACWEWLRVLADAAAVAVANARAFEEAEALQKELRLERDYLREEVREVGSFGEILGQSAALQRVLRQVEMVASTEATVLILGESGTGKELIARAIHQRSARARKPLVKVNCGSIPHELFESEFFGHVRGAFTSAVTDRVGRFQLADGGTLFLDEAGEIPMDLQAKLLRVLQEGEFERVGENATRKVDVRVVAATNRDLKEEVAKGRFRLDLYYRLAVFPLEMPPLRDRKEDIAQLAAHFVRQAAARFHVAEPRLSHKELQHAMRYDWPGNIRELQNAVDRAVILAHDGRLELDLPDGQAPAPIPVVVEAGEVVPESRWREMERANIAAALKRANFRVSGSGGAAELLELHPATLSSRMKALGIRRQGV
- a CDS encoding NADH-quinone oxidoreductase subunit C; its protein translation is MPDDPKPEGAPAPEPVPPVKPPAEAPPTTETAPAPPAAAPKPVAPAAAKPAAPAKPATPPAPKPPAVMVTTPWEGELPTALAAEFSDQISGFLSYLGQNFLTAKPAAAIPILQSLKDNHGFDYLVDITAVHWPKRDEQFDIIYVLYSFRRNERIRMKVLLKEGDRIATATTVHLTADWLEREVYDMFGIEFDGHPNMRRILLPDEWSTFPLRKENGILNMDQKWVQENLGIESGQ
- a CDS encoding cytochrome c, whose protein sequence is MLKRVLAVAAITLNLVSGLALAQKKGDADKGKEVFEQCGVCHNATTEEKKMGPSLKGLYKKPKLANGQKPTDAAILGIINKGKGAMPAFDEVLSADEKADLMAYLKTI
- a CDS encoding NADH-quinone oxidoreductase subunit D produces the protein MAGTFLDSTELVLNMGPQHPSTHGVLRVIVKLDGERVLGTESVIGYLHRGVEKIAENRTYTMFAPYVDRMDYVAAVSNGLGYCLAVEKLLNAEATPRAQAVRVILTEINRIASHLLWLGTHALDIGAITPLFYCMREREYALNIFEKYCGARLTTHAFRIGGLQYETYDGFEKEVNDFCDMMLPKIDEYEELLTGNRIWRERMIGVGILNTEDCKAYGVTGPMLRAAGCAWDIRKALPYSGYDKYEFDIPTGQNGDTYDRYMVRMQEMRQSVRIVRQAVADIPAGPIMAKVPKVLKPPVGEAYVSIEAPKGELGYYIVSDGSTQPYRCRVRPPSFVNLQSLDKMARGSLVADLVAIIGTIDIVLGEVDR
- a CDS encoding dienelactone hydrolase family protein, whose amino-acid sequence is MERKKASDYPQELLHLFDRYVHGDIERREFLEGAKKYAVGGITATAIWESLKPNYAWAQQVPKDDKRITTEYVTVESPQGNGRIKGYLVKPAGASGKLPGVLVVHENRGLNPYIEDVARRLGTSNFIAFAPDGLTSVGGYPGSDEQGAKAFSQVDRPKMSEDFLAAAKWLKARADCTGKIGVVGFCFGGGIANQLAVRLGSDLSAAVPFYGGQPPAAEVAKIKAPLLLQYAGLDTRVNAGWPAYEEALKANKVDYTAYVYEGVNHGFHNDTTPRYDEASAKLAWQRTLDFFNKHLRG